From Halotia branconii CENA392, the proteins below share one genomic window:
- a CDS encoding helix-turn-helix domain-containing protein: MVIEVSTRMLSVDWSRWGESAEALREKALKAEHPRSRERFMALYEISGGKSATQVGRETGRNPQTVMEWVHRYNAVGQEALVYQRSGGHPPLYL, encoded by the coding sequence GTGGTGATTGAGGTTAGTACAAGGATGTTGAGTGTTGACTGGAGTCGTTGGGGTGAAAGTGCAGAAGCTTTGAGAGAAAAAGCATTGAAAGCAGAGCATCCCCGTAGTCGTGAGCGATTTATGGCACTGTATGAGATTAGTGGTGGCAAAAGTGCGACTCAAGTGGGACGGGAAACAGGGCGTAACCCGCAAACCGTTATGGAATGGGTACATCGTTACAATGCAGTCGGTCAAGAAGCACTAGTTTACCAACGTAGTGGTGGGCATCCCCCCCTTTATCTATAG
- a CDS encoding IS630 family transposase, whose product MKWYQPRWTLKRLVSWLKAQFNIDCCRDTVRKTLKGLGLSWKKARKLLNKANTKKRAEFLETLQELFDKALQQGDLLIYIDEAHIHLDTDEGYGWSIKGERFWVSSSSPGRTKVSFYGVYIYNLGEVRIFPYDSANGLNTIDVLNILKTEFPFQPMTLIWDGAPYHRSQFVKDAAATLDIKIKPLPAYSPDFMPVEHLWQWLRSDVTNQACYERQSDLIEQVSAFQQLINASFNAVADRLWVTTHLKPHEEKLRVST is encoded by the coding sequence GTGAAATGGTATCAACCCCGTTGGACTTTAAAACGTTTAGTTTCATGGCTCAAAGCCCAATTCAATATCGATTGCTGTCGCGATACTGTTCGCAAGACCCTCAAAGGGTTGGGATTGTCTTGGAAGAAAGCTCGTAAGCTACTAAATAAGGCAAACACGAAAAAACGTGCCGAGTTTCTCGAAACACTCCAGGAGTTATTCGATAAAGCTCTTCAACAAGGAGACCTGCTGATTTACATCGATGAAGCTCATATTCATCTTGATACTGATGAAGGCTACGGTTGGTCGATTAAAGGTGAACGTTTTTGGGTGAGTTCAAGTTCTCCCGGAAGAACCAAGGTATCTTTCTATGGGGTCTATATCTATAATCTGGGTGAAGTCAGAATTTTTCCCTATGACAGTGCCAATGGTCTCAACACTATTGATGTCCTCAATATCCTCAAAACCGAATTCCCTTTTCAACCCATGACATTGATTTGGGATGGCGCTCCTTATCACCGCTCACAGTTCGTTAAAGATGCGGCTGCAACACTGGATATAAAGATAAAACCATTACCCGCTTACAGCCCGGATTTTATGCCTGTAGAACATCTGTGGCAGTGGTTACGCTCAGATGTTACAAATCAAGCTTGCTATGAGCGTCAGTCTGACCTGATTGAACAGGTCTCGGCTTTTCAACAACTAATTAACGCCTCTTTTAATGCCGTGGCGGATCGTTTGTGGGTTACAACTCATCTGAAACCTCATGAGGAAAAACTACGGGTTTCAACTTAG